The Hippopotamus amphibius kiboko isolate mHipAmp2 chromosome 3, mHipAmp2.hap2, whole genome shotgun sequence genomic interval AGGCTGTAGAACTTTACATATCAcctctgtattttaatttctgtatctTATAATAAGGTTGTCAGATACAACTCCAACATATGTGGTAATACAAAATATATGATTAATGTggtaattaaataatataaaacctCTGAGCTGGTAAAAAGGCCAAAATTGCCTTTATTGAAAGTCaaatctctttgtttttaaaagccacttcttagaattattttaaagaactgataaattatgtatgtataattttacTCGTATCAGAGTTTTTATGATATGAAAACTATATATAAACCAGGTGGCCATTAGTAGAGAATAGAATGAATAGATTAATGTATATCAATAGAAAGGAATGATTTGACTATGTtcataatatttatatgtataaggTGTTTTTATTCTgatctcatttttgtttaaaagtttaaaatctcataacacagaaaacaaaaatagttatTCCTAGGTGGTATTATTATGGTTAATTTTCTGgctatatttacaaaaatttttaatttgtaaatgtatttaatgGTACAGAgtttgtgtatgtatgtctgtgtaaGTGTGAGCATGAAtgagtatattttttttctaaattatgaaattaaaacaaaatccgTGAATAGAGATTTTTCGAGGTGAAAATAAGGGATGCTCATTGACTGGACTCATTTTACTATTGTTAAATATGTATAATTGGGCAAGAAGATATAGAGGGAtgaaagtaacattttttaattttttaattaatttatttattttttattatttggctgcattgggtttttgttgctgtacatgggctttctctagttttggtgagtgggggctactcttcctcgtggtacatgggcttctcagtgaggtggcttctcctgtgttgcagagcacgggctctgggtactgcaggctgcagtagttgcatcatgtgggctcagtaatagTTGCATGTGGGTTCTACGGTgcacatgcttcagtagttgtgtctcatgggcttagttgctccatggcatgtgggattcttcctggaccagtgctcaaacctgtgtcctctgccttggcaggcagattctcaaccactgcaccaccagggaatttgcattacattttttaaaaagttcttctttttaaaaagtttttctttctcaatcacCTAGCTTGCAGGAAATAACAGAAACCACATTATTATATTGTCACTTATTTCACAGGGACCACATGCAGAGATGGTTATATAATCCCGATCTGTCAAGTGACAATGCTTAAGCCTCCTGGGGACAGAACTGCATGCAACAAACAATCAGTAGCTCTGATTCAGGTActaataattttgtttgtttctcagatttatattttagattcctttATTTAGTTTATCCTTTTCAACTGAAAGCATGTAATAAAACCACAGAAGGGTTTGAAATAGTatacaaactttttaaaattacattttcaataaaactaaaatatatcaatacataaagGAGGGAATACAAAAAAGAGTAAGGATGTAGTGGCTAGacattttacattgttttaaatttcttacctgtacttttatatattttttatggttttcattatttttttttaaataatatgtctACATGGAcagataattaaattaatttaaaccaAGATCTTGGAGACCAGCACATTGATCACTAGATCATTAACCAGATACTCTTGCGGTTCTTCATCTGCCCTCAACTCCATTTGATGAATATTCTCAAAGAACAGAGGAGGGCATGTGTGACATTATACATAACATAATTGGTTGGGTAGAATGTAAGAGTGGGGCAGAGAATTCAAGAAACACAAACTCATTTAACCAGAGGGAGGCAGATTTCAGAAATATTCAGGAGAAACAGagatcaaagaaaacaataaaacagtatCACAGTTTCTGAGGAATTGGGATGGGAAGACAGTTCATATGTGAATCTCTCTGGATATGTGGGACTGTGAACATATGAGTACTCTTATCAAGCATCCCACATATCTGATCTGTTAGAGCATGTGGACTCTAGTTGAATAGAGCTGAGGGACTCACACAGTAAACCACACTGCATTTCTTGTGCCACCTGTCACCTGTGTGACAAGGTCCCTATGATAAGTCCCAAATGTTCTTCATAATGTCCCTTGAGCAACAGCAAATGTCAGAGGAGCACAGTCAGCCCTGGTATATTCCTACCTGTGCTCTCCAGCATATAGTTCACGGAGATACTTCCAACCTCTTCTTTAGTTCACTGTCTGTTCCAGTTAATTGATAGCTGTTAATGGATACTGGATAGGGCCTGAAGTATTTATGAGGATGTGAGAACATGTTACATGCAAGAATCTGGCATAGCTCTGCCTGCTCCATAATTGTGGATGATGAGGAAATAACAAAGGAATACATCCATTATTTGTGCATCTCACTAACCATGATTCTCTGCTACCGAATAAAACAATATTTCTGCAGTACCGAAAAGACCAACAGCAATCTTGTTGGAAGATATGGGTTACCTGGACCAATTAATTTAAGAATTACTGCCTCAAATCTGAGGACATCCATTCCTTAATACGAGTAGAAGTAGCAAATATTATCACAAATACTACTAAGGTTGGTATGGAAATAACATGGTTTAATTTAGATGAAAAAGTACCACAAACGGTACAGTGCTATATGAATGtgatattattattaccatttattgatttatattaaATTGGATATATTTTCAGGGAGTCAGTTTACCTCACACACTCCTAGCATTATCTCTTTTCTTAATTACTGAAATACAGAAAGGACCAGCAACTTAAATGTTAGAATAGTGAGATGATGTTACTCTTcacttccatttcctctttcataaccAGAGATTTCCAGATCTGAGTGATGACTGCAGAGAACTGCACTGTGTTTACTGAGTTCATATTGTTAGGACTTTCTGACAGACAAGATGTGCAGCAGGGGCTCTTTGGGCTCTTCCTGCTGGTTTACAGCATAACTGTGATTGCCACTCTAGGGATGGTCCTGCTGATCAAGATGGACCCCAgactccacacacccatgtactatTTCCTGAGCAATCTGTCCTTCTGTGATGTGTGCCAGTCCTCCACTGTGTCTCCCAAGATGCTGACTAATTTCTTATCTGAGCAAAAGAAGATTCCATTGAACTTGTGTGCCATTCAGATGTATTGTTTTGGGACCCTGGCAGATGTGGAGTGCCTCATGTTGACTGTCATGGCTTATGACCGCTATGTAGCCATTTGTAACCCACTTCTTTATACAGTTGTCATGTCCAAGAGATTCTGTACCCAGCTTGTGGCTTTTGTGTACATAGAAGCTTTGATCTATCCAGCAATTTTCACCTATTGCACAATTCAGTTGTCATTCTGCAATTCCAATATCGTCAATCACTTTTTCTGTGACTTCCCACCCTTATTAGCCCTCTCCTCCTCAGATACAAGCATCAACGAGATAGTGATGTTCACTTATAGCGGCTGTGTTCTGGGTTGCAGCATCATCATTGTCTTCCTCTCCTACAGCTACATCATAACAACCATCCTTAGAATGAACTTAGCTGAAAGGAGATGCAAAGCCTTCTCTACGTGTGTCTCGCACTTAAccgctgtgtgtatattttacgGCACACTTCTGTTTATGTATTTCAGACCTAGCTCAAGTTACTCTATGGACACGGACAAAACGGCCTCTGTCTTCTACACAGTTGTCATCCCCATGTTAAACCCCCTTATCTACAGTTTAAGGAATAAGGATGTGAAAGGTGCAATGAAAAGGGTAATTGGCACTAAATTATGTTTTCAGCCAAAAGTGTTTGTTTAAAGATTCTGAGAGCTAAAGTTCAGGTACTTTGACCTAGAGTCGTATAGTCTCACCAATACAActagatattttgcatttcttatCTTAATGCCTAAACTGAGTGTAAGGGTCAGTCATTATTAATCTTAATTATCTGCCCAAACTAAGGAAGAATATTAATAGGTTCACTTTGCTATTTTGAAGACATCTTTTTATACCTTTCTTCCCTGTTCATGTATATGCTCCAGGGAGCTATCATGGGCAGAGAAATCCTTCCCCCTTTGTCAATTCAGCTTATGGTCCAAatattccaatattttcttaaacAATGGGCTTAATGAACTTTCTCCACCAGAAGTGAGTGTTGGTGGGTGGGTTAAAAGGTATGTTTTAGTCTTTGCTATGTACTAGCATCACTCTGTACATGTTCCATAATAACACTTAGAAGTATATgagtaacaaataaataaaaataaattaaaagaaaaacctccTCCCTTAACTCAAAGTTCCACAAGTGCAAGGCCCTTGCCTGTCCTGTTCTCAAAGTTTCTACTTTGCTATTTAAAACGCTTGGCTTCATAATGCCATTCAGAAATActtagtgaataaataaatgcgcATTCCCTGTGAAAATGATGCGAGAAGGAGCTTTGTGaatttttgaagttaaaaaatactccctttattttagtttattctaGAATATCCATTTTAGATGAAATGCAAGTGTGTTTCTGTCTTTTGATAAGTATGAAAGACAGGGATGATGGGATGTAGAGGACATCTCAGGTCCTCTATTCCTCATCATTCTGCCCCAATTACCTCAGCAGGAGCAACTCTACAGACACTATATGGATGGGAGTTGGGAGTAATGTGCCTAGACCTTCTCCAAAAGCCACTAGAAAAGAGGACTCCATCTCCTTTGATGTGTTCATATCATTAcacttcttaaaattaaaagaaaacaaacaaaaaacaatggaaatgaCCAATTGATACTGTTTCTGTTGTAAAgaatagttattaaaaatatgtgttcaatgggaaaaaagaaagaagtagtaTTTGAATTAGTAGTCCATTTGTGAATATTTACATTCACTATCTGTTTATCTGTGAAATAAACAAGAAATGTATTCTTAACACAGTTTGAATAGTGGTCATCGTCCCGTAGTTGGATATCGAGTAATCCTCACTTTATACCATTAGCTTGATTAAGTTAATTTCTTATCTTGTTCTCACCATAATAAATTAGCAATTAATCTATTTATGTAAAACATAACACAATAGCAGGCTGTCAAGACTACTCATTTCATTGTATGTTGCCAAGAAATGAACATGGAGGCACTCTTTTCCAGTTCCAGGAGGACACAGTAATAGGTTATACAAGATTTTCAGTTGGCTTCTTCCCTAATGTTATACTTAGATATAAAATGTGCTGAATATTATGTGcttgaaaatattataagaataaaatgaCACAGTAAAATATGCAATTATCAACAGGTTACTTGCCTTCAATTACTGACTGAACagctttttaagataaaaatatgtatcttttactcttaaatgttttattttgtatcccAAATAATGTATTTATTGTTCACAGAATATTTCTCAAATCAGGACCTCTtagagctagttctttgaaaaatgaaaaaaaaaacaaaaaagataacactttatccagactcatcaagaaaaaaagaatgaggacccaaaagaataaatcagaaattaaaggGGAGAAGtcacaaccaacaccacagaaacaaaaaggatCATAAGCAATTACTATAAACAAtgatatgccaataaagtggacaacctagaaaatggataaattgcTAGAAACATACATTCTCTCCAacctgaatcaggaagaaatagaagctatgaagagaccaattacctgtaatgaaataaaatcagtaatgaGAAAaatcctaacaaacaaaagtccaggactagacagcttcacaggtgaattctagtaaatgtttaaagaagagttagtacatatacttttaaaactctttcaaaggaagaggaaaggacacTTCCAAACTCCCTCTTCAAGGTCAGCAAAACTCTGATACCAAACCCATACAAAAACaccaatgaaaaaaaagaaaattgtaagccaatatcacagatgaacatagatgtaaaaatcctcaagaaaatattagcaaaccaaattcagcaatacattaaaaagatcatacagtataatcaagtggaatttatcccagagatgcaggATGGCTCAATTTgcaaatcagtcagtgtgatacaccacattgctaaattgaaaaataaaaatcatttgatcatctcagcagatgcagaaaaagcttttgacaaaattcaacatccatttgtaaTGTTGAATTTGTTATAAAGAGAACATAGTTCATTGTagtaaaggctatatatgacaaacctatagTCAACATCagactcaacagtgaaaagctgaaagcattttatctaagatcaggaacaagacaaggataccattctcaccaattttattcaatatagCATTGAAAATCCTAGTGACAGAAAtcatataagaaaaggaaataaaagaaatacaaattgaaaagaaaaaagtaaaactgttactatttttCAAATACATGATGCAATATATACCAATTCCTGAAGACATGaccaaaaaattattagaacttatcaaaaaattcaataaacttgcagaataaaattaatatacagaagtctcctgggtttctatacactaacaataaagaGTCATttggaaaaagtaagaaaacCATCCCAtgtaaaatcacatcaaaaagaattaagTAGTTAGGAATAAATCTACATAAGAAGGTAAACGACatctactctgaaaactataaggcactgatgaaataaattgaagattaaagaaacaaattgaaagatatactgtgcttaTGGAACTGTAGAATtggtattgttaaaatgaccaaaatACTGAAGAcaatctataaattcaatacaatccctatgaaaataccaatgtcatttttttaaagtagaactagagcaaataattctAAGATTTTTACAAAAACTTAAATGATCTTGAATTGCCAAAACAATTATGAGGAAGAAGAACATAGCTGGAGGTATCaagtttcctgatttcaaactatactgcagagctacagtaatcaaaacagtatggtactagcacaaaaagatacaaagatcaatggaacagaatagagagtccagaaatgaactCGCAGTTagatggtcaattaacctatgacaaaggaggcaagaatatacaatgtggaAAAGATGGCCTCTtcaaaaaaagattattaaaaaaactggacagctacccgCAAAAGAATAAACTAGACTACTTTCTCAtagcatataaaaaataaatgcaaagtgaattaaaggcttaaatgtaagccctcaagccacagaactcctagaagaaaaaatatgcaggtgagtcaaaattatccactctctggctgtagaatttacaaaagttttaatataactggagtgtggataatttttgactcaccctcttacaaatcctattttttaaatctagcCGTTCCTTCTAcacaatatatttataatatatttgcaaaattaaTATAATGCATAAATTTCATAGAATATCTCAATTCATGATTAACATTTATGTTACTAAGGGTCCTGCCTTGCTTATAGAATGTCTTTATCCACCCACAGGCACTTCCAGTCTTTCCTCCAGCAGGAGAGAAACATAATATCCTTTAGCACAGTATCATGCCAGGAAGTCTGAGTCATGATACTTAAAATTTCAGGGATAGGCAACAGGTTTCTGAAGAAAGTGATCTTCTGTATAGACAGTTACCTACATAGTACTGTTTTAGTGCCAGCCACCACCGGGGACTCAGAGACTCCCAAATACAGAAATGTTTTTATTGCTTGTATCTGATTTATAAAATATCTCTTAAAGACATTCTTTCCTGCTACTATTAAAGAACTCCATtcacaatgaaaacagaaattcatTGGGAGTTAAATTAGGTTATCTGATTCGTAATAACAATGTAACCCCACCAATACAGGTTTAAATTGTTGGGAGGAGATAAATTGAAGAGAATTTAGTCTACATGGTCTTGAGAGCAACCCTCTTTAAGAAGCTAAATCTGGATCCCAGTTGAATAAAATGTAACCCAAGGGAATGCTGTCTCTCTAAAGACAGGAAAACACCTGGGGGGGAAATTACTTTCAATAGGAGTTAGAAGGAAAGAACAAGGACACTCCATATCCTCCAAATATGTATCAGAGAAGTAAACAATGGGAGTAAACAACTTGAGTAACACAAATGTATCAGGTTCTTGAGTTTAACTTGTGCACAATTAATTAGCAATTAGTTACATGGTTTGAACTTTGTTTCAGTAATATCTCTCACAAGAGTACTTTTtcgtattgagttggccaaaaagtttgttctggTTTTTTCCGTAGTGGAAAAACCTGAACGTtgatggaaaaacccaaatgaaatttttggccaacccaattaTCTTACCATTGGGGTTAGCACACAAAGAAGCAcaagagaatatttttttttttttggggggggtacaccaagttcaatcatctgtttttatacacatatccccatattccctcctttccttgactccctccgcctcgagtcccccccaccctccccgccccagtcctctaaggcatcttccatcctcgagttggactccctttgttatacaacttctcactgactatctattttacagttggtagtatatatatgtctgtgctactctctcgcttcgtctcagtttcgccttcaccccctgccccctcccatacctcgagttctccagtccattctctgtatctgcgtcctttttcttgtcactgagttcatcagtaccatttttagattcagtatatgtgagttagcatacaatatttggccttctctttccgacttacttcactctgtatgaccacAAGAGAATATAAAAAGGCAGCAACAACTGTCACTTAGATCACTTTTCTGAAAATTACATTTGTACTAATTTCACTGATTTTAGCTTCATGAATGTTCTCGCTTTATAGAAGTCAAGGGAGGAAAACAacgacagaaaaaagaaacaaacagaaaaaacaaatgtgaGAAAAAACCCCGTGTCCTCGCTAATTCCCAGCTGAGGTTTCTGAATAAACAAGAAAGTACCTGAAGTCCTCAAGAGTATAAACTAGTGCATGCCTGACTCATCTTTGTTGTCTCCCTCTCAAGTTTTGCATTTGCTGGCTTAGTGGCAATTAAATTAACTTCTTAAGACTCAGAAAATGCAGCTGATATGCATGATTACTACATGTTATTCTGAAATATCAATCAACAGTAGACATTTAAGGAACATACAGCAATCTGAGTTTTAAGTGTAGTGTCTTGATTATCATATTGCAAAATATCACCCAGTATATGGCCAATGCAGAGTGTAACCCCCGAGGCTGCTATGTTGTACAACTTCACGCACcactcattttcttattttctactgCCTCCCTGGAATTGCGCAATGCAGTCACCCTCCACATGTCTTTTTCTTCACACACGTTAATAATGTACAGTGTTTCATCATGACAAATTAAACAGACCTCTTCCACATCTGGTGACCCTTCTTATTATACATCCTCTGTCATCCACCACCAAGGCTGCCATCCTGCTTTGTTTTAGAGGTGAGACTTAGCTGACCTCTCAGTTGCTTAGAACTCTACAAATCTGTGTATCACTGATTTTGTAAATGAGTCTTTAATGTAAACACATTTTATCACTTCATGAGATTATTCAAGATAATTACTTTGTGAGAGGGGCTTATTTCATTACACTGCAATCAGGAATCCACTGAGAACAAGTTCTTTGCTGCCAGAAAAACCTAATATCTGTGACTCTTAGCTGTCAATGGCCACATCTCTGTAATGAGATTCTTAATAACCATTTAGAATATATcagatatatgtaaaataggtggtATTTTATAGTAATGAAAGATATGTGAAAACTCCAAGTACTTTGTAACAACTCCAAAACTGTCTCTTGTTCCTCGTGTTCATTGCTAAGGATTTCCATGAATATGATGGAAAGTATGTACACGTACTTTCACTTATTTCAGACTTGTTTATGATATgaagaattgtgtgtgtgtagttttatatatgttttcttttcccacCAAATCATgttgaaaaaagcaaaagaggaatGAATGTATAAACTGTATATAAACCAGAGgatgtattaaataaatacatatgcaataacagaaagaaatgcAATGCCTctattcataatattttatatgtgaatGTGTTTATGATGATCTCATTTTTGTTTACATATCTGAAGCCTATGCCAGAAAACATGGTTATCTAAGGGAGTACAATCTGAGTTGGATTTTTCTATCTTCATAAAAATCTCCCTTAACTGTCACAATGCTTTTAATGGgcacacacgtgtgtatgtatatgtgcttgtgtgtgcacctgtgtgttcATGTtgtatattatgaaataaaacaatacacCTACATTGAGATTGATGGAACATAAGTAATGAATGTTGAAAGTTCATGAACTATTTTTACTCAGGTATAAGATAGGACATCGAAGTAATTAAGAATAAAGAATAATGTGAAAAAGGGCTGTATTTCTTTCTCAATAATcctatataaatgaaatatcagAGGATAAACCATATAATTATATCTGTCACTTATTTCTGCGAACCTGATATTGAAAAACGCAGGAGCCAGACACAGAGACGGGTATATAATCTGAGTTATTCAGGAGGCAACAATGAACACTCAGAGCTGcatctaagaaaaatgaaatccaaaAAACACTAGTTCAGTCTCAGGTGCtaattttttgttggttttcttagTTATGTTTTAGATTTCTtaagtaatttcctttttttccacaaaaatagaatatttccaCTCTGAAACGATGTTGCACATCATATGGTGAAAAAGTTAATTCGTCTTTGTTTAGGCcaatctctcttttatttttaaaggtcactTATGGACTTTATTTTAAACAAGCACCTGGATGTGATAAATTATATTAGTATAATTTTATTCCTATCAGAGTTTTTATTATATGAAGTGTTGCATATAAACCAATGACCATTGGCAGTATccataatatttatacatataaatgaagTACATCAATTCTgacattcaaaaattaaaattcaaaaaaatttagaCAATAAAATATAGTTTGCCATAGGCATTATAATTTTGGACtcctttttgctctttttataaAATCTTTACTTTGTGAATGTGTTTACTGGGAAAGaatttgtatatgtgtatctgGGTAAGTATACGAGGGTCagagagtgtgtatgtgtttggaaactatgaaattaaaacaaaatgcctGTATTGTGTTTGGTGAACTGGAAATGAGGAATGCTCATTGACTGGAGACATTTTAATATTGCTAAATAAGTACAATATTGGGTAataaatcagagaggaaaaaaaatttgaaaagatctGTATTTCATTCTCAAAAACCTTTCCTGTATGAATTAGCAGATGATAAGCCACCTTATTATTTCTATCACTTATTCCTGAGAGACCGTGTTCAACACCAGGGACCAAAGACAGAGATGGTCATATAATCCAGGTCAGTCTGCAGACGATGCTGAGCCTACCTGCAGACAGAACTGAATGCAACAAAGAAGGTCTGAGACAGGTCCTAGTATGTCTTgttgtttctttgatttatatATTAGATTTCCTTAGTTCTTTTACCCCTTTTCAactgaaaatgttataaaactaaCGAGGTTTCAGAATTACTTTTATCAATCGATATATTTAAATACACTTCTATATGGATAGCAAGTAATATAATAAAGTGCAAGTATAGATTGTAGAGGTGGTTtggcatttttattgttttaaatctcTTACCtgtatctctaaatattttataaaatgtttttatgtttaaagaaaaagcatttttaaaattatgtgtataCAGGGAAAGATATTTAAATGAGTTTAGGGTTTAAAGACATGCACAGTTATCACTGGATTGTTATTCAGATGTTTTTTTCTGTCCTTCAGCTACCTTCAACTCCACATTGCTTGTATTCCCATAGAACAGAGGGGGTCAGGTAAGATATATGATATAATTACAATTGGTTTGAATGAAATGTAACAGTGGGACATAGAATTTAAATGGCCTCTCAGAACCacccactttttaaattaaagggaGGCAAATTTCAGAGGTATTCATGCAAAATAGGGTTTAATGAAAACAATAAGCATATTACAGTTCTAGGGATTGGGACGGTAGCAGTCAGAACTGACACTTTCTGAGATTTTGGGACTGTGGCCATATGACTGCTTTTATCATCTGTCTTACACATATGATCGTGTGGATTCTAGCAGACAAGGGCAGAGGGATTCACACCCCATTTTTGCCCATCTGTAACAGCATCCCCACAGTTAGGTTCCAAACTGTTTCATAATCTCCCCCGATTAGCCTGATAAGCACTGGCATATTACTGTCTGTTCACCCCAACATATAATGATGGCAACCCTTCTGCCCTATCATCCAAAACCCACTACCCTTCCCACTGCATTGGGTCCTAGATGACATGTATCTCTACCACATGATTAGTGACGTCACATAGGTTTTTGAGGGGATCCTGGGGAAGGGGGGGAATGTTATATCCAGAAAGGTGACATAGCTCTGCCTGCATCACAATTTTAGATGATGAGGGAACAACAAAAGAATGTACTCATTACCTGTGCCTCTTGCTGAATTATCTTTCTCTATATACAAGTTATAATAAAATTTGtacaaaaaaaaacaccaaaaagaaaaacaataatattgTCAAATGACTTGGGTATTTGGAGCAACTACTCTTAAGAACTATTTCTTCAACTCTGAGAACA includes:
- the LOC130848540 gene encoding olfactory receptor 8U9-like, translated to MTAENCTVFTEFILLGLSDRQDVQQGLFGLFLLVYSITVIATLGMVLLIKMDPRLHTPMYYFLSNLSFCDVCQSSTVSPKMLTNFLSEQKKIPLNLCAIQMYCFGTLADVECLMLTVMAYDRYVAICNPLLYTVVMSKRFCTQLVAFVYIEALIYPAIFTYCTIQLSFCNSNIVNHFFCDFPPLLALSSSDTSINEIVMFTYSGCVLGCSIIIVFLSYSYIITTILRMNLAERRCKAFSTCVSHLTAVCIFYGTLLFMYFRPSSSYSMDTDKTASVFYTVVIPMLNPLIYSLRNKDVKGAMKRVIGTKLCFQPKVFV